AGCTGTAACAAATTTGTATTTAAGTAATAATACTGTATATAAGGGTTTAAAATTATGAGTTGTAATGATCTTTACATTACAAATAAGCAATTGTTTTCATGTACTCTGGAAAGTTTAGATTCAAAGGTTAATCAAATTATTTTAATTGAGTAGCAACAAAGGTACATTTTCAAGCAACCAGGTTAGCTTGATGTTTGTTATAAAAATATGGATTGGTCTGACTTCAATGTTTAATATACATAACTTACATTTAGGATTACAGTATTTTCTATGTCAACAGAAaattttggagagagagagagagagaaacaagaaaaaaaggaaaaaaaaggaaaggaaaaaaagaaaaaaaaagaaaaaggttaaataaataaattaaataaatgaataataaagtaaataaataaataaatgagtttGACCACAGAACACGTAAGAGATCACAAACCTCTACATGTTGTCATGTATGAAAGCATGTACCGTAATATTACGTGTATTAGTGGCTTCGTGAgaaaggaccacaaccaccaaaaCCTATAATACCATAACCTATTGCTCCTTATTGactataaatataataaatggcACTAAGCTAAGTTAGACTACAGTATTTAAGTTATAAAATACGCCACAATTGTAGGGAGTTAGAcgaaaatatctgaaggtttatttATATTAGTAGAAATTGCTTAGTGATCAATAGTAAAAATCTAACCTATTCCTATAAATGGACTTGACAAGGACTGCCTCATCTTTTAGGACATGGTGGCAATGTTTGCTCTACAACAAGGAACTAATCGACTCACATCGAGCCACATTATATAATTACTGTTAAATctattgaaaatgaggggggaataagaatcaggggtgaacccatagccatctcaaactccaacacagtgctcgggtacaacttcaacaggctactcaactcctcccagtacgtatcccagaagacagcgatggcccggggctcactggagaggctcttccgtttcaaaccaagccccatcccacatcaagctccacctgtacagaatgatcataaggcctagcttggaatacccctacgttcccctgaacctcaccaacaaatccaacatgttgaagattcaacgagtacaaaacaaagcacttcgctttgcagagggcctgactctgagggacagggtaagaactgacctgatccatgagacgctcaacatgaagccaatgaacattaggctcagctacctggccagaagacagctgtaccgtatgaagaacatgtatgtcccagacccagaagatcccttcgtagcagaaaacaccaccagcgactacgagatccacgaaccaccacacagaaccagaagaatcactctccaacaaaaagtgatcagacatatccatgatgaggccttcccaagccctcagatactaagcggtctgccagacgatccagatgagtggcccatcccagacccaatctacaccaaatgaagaataaagaaagaaagaaaaaaaataataaaataaaaaaaaaaaaaataaaaaaaaaataaataaataaaaaaaaaataataaaaaaaaaaaatatataaataaataaaacacctacaaaaaatataaaaccaaaaaactatttgtcgtggcggcagaagtgtaactaccctgatgtttctaagattagcctccttcagccaactccatggctctagtgctttaggacaccaacaaggtcacaaacactagcccccccagccaatgtactgacaacccaacataacacatacgcaaacaaacaacacatacaaaaatgtcaacccatggtggacaggccaccgaactttcaaacctcctctctctctacacccgcatcctcttcctgaatttcatctccccatccctctacctcccccatcctttccattcctatGGACATCAATCCGATCCAATCCGACTGTTAAATACATTATAAATTTCTGGTCAAGTCAATTTACAATCACACGACTATATAAAAGTTAGTTTCATTTAAATGAAGGTGCAAAGTTAAACTGTTTACTACAAAAAAAGTTTGTTGCCCACAACGAGTTAAAAAAAAAGCAGAATACTCTGAGGTAGGCAGACAACTTCTGTTAGTGCCGGAGAAATTTATCATTAGTACAGCATTGGAGAGCAATAGCAGGCAAGCCCTACAGACAGCCAGTCGTCGTCTTCCACTGCTACTTTGAGCCGCTGAGGCGGCAGGAGCTGGTTACTCTTGCCCTCGCTTCTGGTACTTTATATATCATGATGCACACGATAAATGTGATGTTCCGGGGCTCCCGCCAATTCACTCAACCGGAAGTACTCTACACACGGAGGAAATCACCGACGTTGAACCATTGATGACATCGTTGAAGACGGCAGTGGACTCTTCAAGAACGAAGAGGTTCTTCAGGGGCCTGAGGGTTCTTCCCCCCTGCCATCCGCCACTGCACTAGAAGAAGCCAGTCTGATATTAATCCCACTACGAGAGTACAACCCAGGCTGTGAGGACCTTCTACGGTCGACGTATTAGTACTTTCATATCTTATACGCCTATTCCTGACATTATCAACACACAACCCAACTTCTGTGTCAGAAGAACTCATTTGGAAGGAAGCCAATCAACGTCCGACTCTAAACCTAAAGTTAAACTCTCCAGCCGAGGAAACCCATGTTGCTCTACATGGATTCAGATGTATTGGCATCTCATCCACTAAAACAGTGCCACAAGTGCTTCCACTACGATCATTACACTCTTAAGTGCACACTTAagagtacaccagttaattgaaagttgaaaggcgggaccaaatagcagaagctcaacccccgcaagcacaacaaatcGCCATTTCACTTTAGTGTCCACTCAGATAGGCGGAAATGAAGTAAATCTGAGGCATAACAAGCATTTGCAACAACCCGCCCGAAAACTCGTTCGACAACCACATTTAACATACAAGCTTCTGTATTCTCCGCCTTGCTGGAAAATTGTGCATCCACACTTCAGTCAAATGCTTGGGAAGGACCTACTTAACCACAAACTCAGCCACCGACACAACCCATCACCcaagaggattttttttttatataaaagaaGCACAATAAATACAAGAAATCACGTCATAGGACGAACAAAAACAACACCCACACTTTAGCAACAAATTACACACAAGGAACACCAAACATGGTACAGAAACCCTAAAACCGTAAGAAGCAAAACCACAAAGAAGTAGACAAagcacaaaacagggaataaatgggctttggttaggttaggatgggtgtttaggttctgttggtgattattcagCCCGTACTCAGActaagtccattctatccagcggtcgaccccaaagacgcactcGTAAATTTttacattctgttcattcaaaacagagcttttctcaaatacaaattaatattattaaatattagcatactgtgcatatttagggactggttaggttaggttaggtattcaggttctgttggcgattattgtatttgtagtacgtgggtgaagcatttacagcgttgtagttcgaacaaaagtcgtcagtgaagcgcttgttccggaagtgttcggacgtcataagttgtgagtcgtgtgtaaaccatttttcatccATAAACCAGGGTTTGGCGGGTACATGGAATggtctttgggtctttgtttagaggacgggctgtacacacgattcacaactgatgaGGTTCGAACGAACCTGGTCTAAGGACAGGCTGTGCAAATGCCACAAATTGCCAACTGAACCTAATCTCGAACCTTACTTCAATTAGGCTTAactattcaacacattctagtGTGACTACGTATGGTCGACTACGTATGGTCGTACACTCACAATATTCATTATGTGTTAATTTCTTCTTGATATACACATATttgatatattatataatttcattGCCGAACAAGAAATATAACACCACAAGCAACTGAAAGCAAAGAAGAAGAACAATTTTGCAAATTATATTAAAAACTTGGGCCCTGGTGTTGGCTTTCAGCTTCTGATCATCGATGGAGGTGTTGGAGGAGGCTGGCCACATCTTGGAGAAGGACCTGGAGCCCTTGATCCGCATGGAGTTGACCACAGTGTTGGAGATGACCACGGCGAAGCACAGCATAATGAGCACGAAGTACCAGATATCGATGAGCTTGAAATACGGCGTCTTGATGTAGGAGTCGCTGGCCTGGGCGAAGAAACCTGCCAGCACCAGCATGGAGGTGAGGGACACCATGATCCTCTCGTTGAAGTCTGTGATGGGGAAGAAGAGCGTCGCATACGAAATGAAGAACATGAGGGCGCTCGGGGCGAAGCTATTGAGGAGATGGTAGTCGAACTGGCCCGTCAGGTGGAGGGTCAACATGACGTGTTCAGGATGGGCCTCGGCGGTGACGTTCATCAGGTGGTAGTCGAGTAGGTCGTGGTCAAAGACGTAAGGCACATTGTACGCCCCTACTTCACCATCAACTGGCTTCAGCGACATCTCCAAGTGAGCTCTCACAAGAGAGAAGGAAATGTTGCACAAGTAGGTCCCGAATGGATACCGATAGACTTTAAGATGACACGGGTATTCCATGCTCACCTTCATGTACCGAGTAATGTTGACTTGCCTGGAAGACGTTAATTTGCCTGATGAAAGAAACATATCGTCATGAAATCATGAATTATACATTTtacaatatttaaaaataatgctGAAAAACACAAATAATGTTGAATATACGAAATCGCTAAAAAATATTTTCAAGAAATAACTACATTACAATCTGAAACCTGTGAACCTTGTTTGGGATGTGATAGGCAATCCAATAATGCTCTTGTAATTCTTGTGGCAAATTTGGAGTCTCTTGATGAGTTATCTTTAAAATCCTTGAAACAAAAATTACAGAGCAGTGCATTCAGCAACAGAACCTATTTCCCACGCCCAAACCTTAACTTTAATAATATGCCTACCTCTCTGATCGCTGAGAGTTATATCATCTTTATTGTCAGCACTAACTACACAACGTCATAAATCCTATATTGCAGGGATAGTTTCTAAACACCTTACATAGTATACGGCATACATATATTACgtgttataatattattattacgactttaagtaaataatttgtgtaaacTAACCTAACTGTATATATGTACAAGCATTTATTAATAAAACATTTGAATTAAAATTTGAGGTATTTGCAATATGTGGTgggtatggtagtgttgtagtgttgtggtgggtgtggtagtcttgtggtgggtgtggtagtcttgtggtgggtgtggtagtcttgtggtgggtgtggtagtcttGTGgtcggtgtggtagtgttgtagtgggtgtggtagtgttgtagtaggTGTGAAGGGTTGGGATCAAATATATGAAAACCGGTCAAGGTTATCTTAACGAATATCATCGCACAAAAGTAAAATAATATCAACAGGCTGCCTTATAATTGTTGAACTTTATCATCTTAATTTAACAACTGTGTTCATAACTTACCCATTAATGGATCATTCATGTTTTGTTCCTCTGGTGGTTTCTTCTTCCAGTGTACGAAGCAGTAGTCAAAAAAGATTTGAGGCTCGAGATGTGGTCCGCTATATTCGCCGGCGGTCATAACGAGTTTGGGAATCCAGATATCGGTGCAGTTCATGTAGTTGGCTTTCATCTTAGTGTCAATAAACCGTAGTCGAGCATCGGTCCAAACTAACCTTATACCCGCCTGCACCTTGGCCACTCCGTGTTCCGTTGTTATTTTGTCAATGCTATGTAGATAAAATTGGTAAAGTACATATCCTTTCTTGATTTCTCCGTGGAATGGACTGTTGAAAGTGTTATATCCGGGTCCCTTATTTATGAGTCGTTCCCCACAATGTTCTTCGTCGCTTCGTCAGGAGAGTCTTTGTTACCGTCACATCGCTGGCTCCgaggtaaacagacgccatcatgGGAGGAGAACTGTAAGATGTTGCAGGACGTCAATGTCAGAGTTGTGTTTTCGTCACCAGAGCACCAGCGACGGCGCCCTACTGGCTGGGAGCCTCGTTGTAGCTGCCACTCCCGGCGATGTAGACGAGATCTCAGGATCCAtttgttgccctcttgagtgataTTGCATGTTTCTTGTCCTTGGAAGTAAACATTCCCGTCGGGCATTATACGCAAGAAGTAGTATCTGTCAAAGTCATGGATGTCGCCAAAGATGGTGAAGCGAAGTGTGGCGGGAATACGACATACGCTACACTCCAGTTCGCTGAGACAAGTGCGTGACCCCAAGGTGCCGTTAGTCAACAAGGTCGGGCACAGAGTCGTTAGACCTTCACCATACCCGCCCTCGCTGCCCACCCACGACACTTGAGTCTCGTCTGTGATGCAGTTGCTGGCCACACTGTTAACCACCACCAAGCCTCCAGACGCCACCTCTTCGTCTGTTAGGAAATACCCGCCATAACTTTTGCAGGACCTGAAAAGTCCTTTGTATCCTTGAGATTCAGCCAGGAAAAAACTGTTATATGTCTGATCACACAACTCCTCCTCTTCAACA
This genomic window from Procambarus clarkii isolate CNS0578487 chromosome 26, FALCON_Pclarkii_2.0, whole genome shotgun sequence contains:
- the LOC138368746 gene encoding gamma-aminobutyric acid receptor subunit beta-1-like; this translates as MKANYMNCTDIWIPKLVMTAGEYSGPHLEPQIFFDYCFVHWKKKPPEEQNMNDPLMGKLTSSRQVNITRYMKVSMEYPCHLKVYRYPFGTYLCNISFSLVRAHLEMSLKPVDGEVGAYNVPYVFDHDLLDYHLMNVTAEAHPEHVMLTLHLTGQFDYHLLNSFAPSALMFFISYATLFFPITDFNERIMVSLTSMLVLAGFFAQASDSYIKTPYFKLIDIWYFVLIMLCFAVVISNTVVNSMRIKGSRSFSKMWPASSNTSIDDQKLKANTRAQVFNIICKIVLLLCFQLLVVLYFLFGNEII